In Rhododendron vialii isolate Sample 1 chromosome 9a, ASM3025357v1, the following are encoded in one genomic region:
- the LOC131302105 gene encoding LEAF RUST 10 DISEASE-RESISTANCE LOCUS RECEPTOR-LIKE PROTEIN KINASE-like 1.1 isoform X3 — protein MGVPSVLALLLLFHLLFLHLSSGKCPDSFDCGTHGQIRYPLSNSTFPNCGLYTVQNCTDPVPKLNLGAEGLYYDLNTTNVSENSIRVNDPRLGNIIRTNGCDVFGFYLNWTLPSKPPISVTISPGLTLFKCTNISPELDKKRDEYFRGNDCYRGCSGYTVYYEYTKHDQVSRSLSFPRNCSVIELPVVPKLGNRNVSNLFSVLASEFSIRFHVSEACQECQHKGGQCSHDGTGFQCRDEKEEGINLKLILGTAIPGVLVILLLCLVIIIWRHNKWNHVSSYISSKNTSSDHLSKADLEGGSAYFGASVFSYAELEEATHDFDPSKELGDGGFGTVYHGKLQDGRDVAVKRLYEHNYKRVKQFMNEVEILTCLSHPNLVTLYGCTSRHSRELLLVYEYIPNGTVADHLHGDRAKDSLLAWPIRMNIAIVTASALAYLHDSDIIHRDVKTDNILLDNDFHVKVGDFGLSRFFPIHATHVSTAPQGTPGYVDPEYHRCYQLTDKSDVYSFGVVLIELISSLPAVDINRNRDDINLANLAVNRIQNRLIHELIDPSLGYESDPSIERMTLSVAEVAFRCLQLDKDIRPTMEEILEALMEIQAYKDENAGKIIDDGSALTTRRPPTSPDGEDVVLLKNTKALVSPASVTNRWVSTSTTPTSSE, from the exons ATGGGTGTTCCCTCTGTTTTGGCACTCTTGCTTCTCTTTCATCTACTGTTTCTTCATCTCTCTTCTGGGAAATGTCCAGACTCCTTCGACTGTGGAACTCATGGCCAAATCAGATACCCTCTGTCCAACTCCACATTCCCCAATTGTGGGCTCTACACCGTACAAAATTGCACAGACCCAGTTCCAAAACTCAACTTGGGAGCGGAGGGACTGTACTATGACCTTAATACTACCAATGTCTCAGAAAATTCCATTAGGGTTAATGACCCACGTCTAGGGAACATCATTAGGACAAACGGTTGCGACGTTTTCGGGTTTTACTTGAACTGGACTCTTCCAAGTAAACCCCCTATTTCTGTCACAATATCACCCGGTCTCACATTGTTCAAATGCACTAACATAAGCCCTGAACTTGACAAGAAAAGAGATGAGTATTTTCGTGGCAATGACTGTTACAGAGGCTGCAGTGGATACACTGTCTACTATGAGTATACAAAACATGACCAGGTCTCAAGAAGTCTCAGTTTTCCTCGTAATTGTTCGGTTATTGAATTGCCAGTGGTACCCAAACTCGGGAACCGAAATGTCAGTAATTTGTTCTCTGTGTTGGCTTCTGAGTTCTCCATTAGGTTTCATGTATCCGAGGCATGTCAAGAATGTCAACACAAGGGGGGGCAGTGTTCTCATGATGGCACTGGCTTCCAGTGCAGAGATGAGAAGGAAGAAG GAATTAACTTGAAATTGATACTAGGAACAG CTATACCTGGAGTACTCGTGATCCTTCTGCTATGCTTGGTCATAATAATATGGCGCCACAACAAATGGAATCATGTTTCATCGTACATCTCTTCAAAGAACACTTCCTCTGATCACTTATCAAAAGCAGACCTTGAAGGCGGTAGTGCCTACTTTGGTGCCTCTGTCTTCTCCTATGCTGAACTCGAAGAAGCCACTCATGACTTCGATCCTTCAAAGGAATTGGGAGATGGAGGTTTTGGCACTGTGTACCATG GAAAACTCCAGGACGGAAGGGATGTTGCTGTCAAGCGTCTATACGAGCACAACTACAAGCGGGTGAAGCAGTTCATGAACGAAGTCGAAATCCTTACCTGTTTGAGCCACCCCAATCTGGTCACCCTTTATGGTTGCACCTCCCGCCACAGCCGGGAACTACTACTCGTCTACGAGTACATTCCCAATGGCACTGTGGCGGATCATCTACACGGTGATCGAGCAAAGGACAGTTTGCTTGCATGGCCTATTCGCATGAACATAGCCATTGTAACTGCCAGTGCATTGGCTTATCTCCATGATTCTGATATCATCCACCGCGATGTGAAGACTGACAACATACTCCTTGACAATGATTTTCACGTCAAAGTTGGAGATTTCGGGCTCTCGAGATTCTTCCCCATCCATGCCACTCACGTCTCAACGGCTCCACAGGGCACTCCCGGTTATGTTGATCCTGAGTACCATCGATGTTACCAGCTTACTGACAAGAGTGATGTTTATAGCTTTGGGGTTGTTCTTATTGAGCTCATATCATCACTGCCAGCTGTTGACATTAACAGGAATAGGGATGACATTAATTTGGCTAATTTAGCAGTAAACAGGATCCAAAACCGTTTAATCCATGAGTTGATTGATCCGTCTCTTGGGTATGAGTCAGATCCTTCGATTGAGAGGATGACTTTGTCAGTGGCAGAGGTGGCTTTTAGGTGTTTGCAACTTGACAAGGACATAAGGCCTACGATGGAAGAGATTTTGGAGGCTTTGATGGAGATTCAGGCGTACAAAGATGAGAATGCTGGGAAGATAATTGACGATGGTAGCGCGTTAACAACTAGAAGGCCTCCTACTTCACCTGATGGCGAAGATGTTGTGTTGCTGAAGAACACCAAGGCGCTAGTTTCACCAGCTTCGGTGACCAATAGATGGGTTAGTACCTCTACCACGCCCACCTCCAGTGAGTAA